The nucleotide sequence tatatatctgaCAACAagatatcaagcctttatccacTGGCTACATGAAGTCCAGTTCGCCGGTCATTTGTATCGATGGCTTTATCTTCCTAATATAACTAGACATGAGAATAAACTCCTAGAGACAATTGAACCACCAGAACCATTAAAAACAGTTATGAACAATATTAATGTTGCAAGAAAGCAATGGCATACCACATAAGACCCAACTTACCATGTAGGATAGTGATCCACGAGAACCTGCATTTTGGCAACCACCCAAATGAGGTTCTTTTTGCACATCCCAGGAGTTGAACCAAAGCCATCGCCTAAAAGCCCTGCACTCTTCACATGGTTAAGGGCTGTTTCCTGCAAAAAGAGCTCAAAACTGTGAGGAACACAAAAGTTTATAAACTTGCTCCCTTAATGGCACAAGTCACATACAATGGACAATGACCTTAAGCTTCTAGTTTCATCTGTTTTTCACTTTAAACTAAAACAATAATATTGtctttataataaaatgaaaatcaatatttGAGTATACCTGCAAATGGTTCATCAACGTCTCCATAGAGGCAGTCCGATCAGCCCCTATTTCATAGGATCTGATAGAGAAGTTCTGACGGAAAACAAGACCATCCTGAACAATTTTCCCCAAACCAAATGGGTCGACAAGCATGTCAGGGCGCCTTGGCTTCCAATCAAGCATCATCCATTGCTTTTCTGCAGCCAAAAATATTGTTGTGATAGCAGCAAGAAGCATGCTCCAGTCTGGCAATTGGTTGATGAAAGTCCTTGGCTGAGGTGATGGTGTTTCATTATCACCCTTGAGGCCTTCAACTATGCCAACTCTGTTACCATTTACTTTGGAAGGAGCTTGGGCATTGGCCTTGACATGCAAACTGCCACTAGAAGCAGACTTTGAGTTTATGCTCCGTCCATCCACTGTTGATGGCAATCCTCCAAGCTTGTCCGATGTGTTTGGGCCAGATTTGAGATGCGGGGAAGCAGCTGGAAAGAATGCAGAAGTAGCAGCAGTAACGACCATGATGAAAATCTACACCAAGTCAATGAAAGCGCATAAGACCTTACAAGCACAATACTGGGCAAACATTTTGTCTACAACTGAACATTTACCAGAATGCATCAACATTCAACAACTGATGTTATGCTTATTCATGACATGGACATAACCAGATTAAAACAACTGACTTCAAAGCTTTGTTTAATAATACAACCAGAGTCCCTAAAACGTGCTTCAGTGACAGAAGCTTGTAGAAGAGAATGATACAGAGAAtcaattccatttttttttcctttagcCGACTACTTTTCATCTAAAGAAGACCTAACTTCATTAAAAGTAACTTCAGCTTCATTACTAAGAAAGTAAAAAGTTATGGCTGTTAAATAATCCTTTTTGACTTTCATGGCAAAGGACCCAATAGTAGAGGAACATCCGTCCGCAAATACCAACAAAAGGAAATTCATCTTCAATCAGGTATTAGAaggaaacttttttttttttaaaaaaaggaagaagaagaaagaaagagcatATATATAGCacaaaatttttccttttctccactTGAATACGTTTTTCTTCTCAGCAATCCAAAAGAATAGGGTACCCCCAGGAAATTTCTGGAAATACTAAAATTTAAGAGACAGATTCTACGAGAAAAGGAAACAACTGAGGTGCAATAATGAACAAAAAAGGTAAATGGAATTTAGACGCGGGCCAAGAATGAAGAAATCAGCATAAACCAAACAAGAATAACAAAATGTTCGATTCCACTGCGGAAAGAGCTCCAGCACCCAACGGAATTAAAAACAGATCTGAAACTCCATTATTCATTACACCCGGAAGAAGCACAGCAAACTCAACAGAAATGAAATCCCTACACTTCTGATCCACAGAACTCATACCACACCGAAAATCTAGTAATGGAGATAAGACATGAATTGAGGCTCGTACCTTCGCAAATCGATAGAAGATCAATGTATAggcgtgtgtgtgtatatatatatatatatatatcacgaGTGTCTGAAAGTGTCCAATTACGATCTCCAAACCCTGCTTTCTTCTTCTAGGGTTTTCGATAGTTTCCTCTGTTTTCAAATTCCACTACTCGAAATTTCACAATCCCGAGTCTCGTGTAAGTTCCCGAAGCTGGaaaattggagagagagagagagagagagagaatctgtATCTGGCGGCCAGAAGGAATCGGATGGTGAGGATTTGGAGTGCCAGCTGTTGCATTTTATAGAATGCGACTGGCCTCCCTCCCGCCTTTGCTTTCAATTTCTCCATCTCTCCACCCCCATTCTCCTCTTATTTACCATAACgcccttctttctttctatacGAACGGCAaggtgcattttttttttttacattttgtttttaacttttaaataattgtattaattattaataaatatgatAAGTGAAAATCAAAGTGAAATAAGTGTACTTCgtttaagttattattatatcttaattattatataaattagaaAGATGAACagtgcaaaataaaaataaataaaatattttaactaagtCTTCTAaagagtaatttattttttattttttaattgagaatTCTTTACGTAACAATAAAGTCatagtttttcttttaattattttactttattaacaaaatatataatatattttagatGTTTAAAAGAGACTTCAAGACGAACActacatataatattttgtctaaataatattaaaaacgtACTTTATGTTTTGgacatgtaaataaaaatttataatatatatatatatatagtatccACTAATTGCTTGTTTGGGTAAGTAAGATTACCCACCAAAAAGCATTTAGTGCTATACAACTGTATGTCAAGACATTAATAATGGGACAAATAGCATAGAATGCTTTCCATTAGGGCAAAGTTTTCTTGAAAAAGCCATTCACATATGTTTATTCATTTAAcactattttcttcttttttgttaaaaaagaGTTAAACCAACCTTAAGCAACTGTTGTCTGTTGTGTGCAAATCCAAAGCCTAAAAGCCtctttgctatatatatatatatatatatgttgtgtttttaaaatataactattttcataaaaagtttttaaaaatgatgttttggttgggcacgattttttttttttttcaaattacagttatattttattaagctaatgtttgttaaaatgactaagataaaattgtatcaaCATAATATTGAAATACTTTTCGAACCAATATATGAAATGGTcaa is from Diospyros lotus cultivar Yz01 chromosome 2, ASM1463336v1, whole genome shotgun sequence and encodes:
- the LOC127795442 gene encoding palmitoyl-acyl carrier protein thioesterase, chloroplastic-like, which codes for MVVTAATSAFFPAASPHLKSGPNTSDKLGGLPSTVDGRSINSKSASSGSLHVKANAQAPSKVNGNRVGIVEGLKGDNETPSPQPRTFINQLPDWSMLLAAITTIFLAAEKQWMMLDWKPRRPDMLVDPFGLGKIVQDGLVFRQNFSIRSYEIGADRTASMETLMNHLQETALNHVKSAGLLGDGFGSTPGMCKKNLIWVVAKMQVLVDHYPTWGDVVQVDTWVAASGKNGMRRDWLIRDWKTGDILTRATSVWVMMNRETRRLSKIPDEVRLEIGPYFVDSPPVLDEDSRKLQKLDESTADCICSGLTPRWSHLDVNQHVNNVKYIGWILESAPPELLESHELSGMTLEYRRECGRNSILQSLTAVSGGGIGGLVDSGYVECQHLLRLEAGAEIVKARTQWRPKYAKSLGSLGSLPAESA